In the Oncorhynchus masou masou isolate Uvic2021 unplaced genomic scaffold, UVic_Omas_1.1 unplaced_scaffold_461, whole genome shotgun sequence genome, CCCCCGGTAGTCCACGGCCCCGTCGCCCAGGCCAGAGAGCATGCTGGGAGGACCCGCTGAGAAGGGGACGTGCTGGGGCATCATGtgctgagggggagggggtatCATCTGGAGATGCTGGTGGTGGGGTTGGGGCTGCATCATGGGGCTGGTCCCATCCATGCCCCTCACCTGGCTCTCCAGGTAGTCCAGCATCTGCTTGTTGCCGGGATGTTGGTTGCCGTAGATGCTGGCAGCGTGGACACTGGGGGGCATGTTGTAGCcagatgggggaggggggaggggcatGGGGGCCATGGCAATGCTCTTCCCTGATTGGGAGCCTGATGGGATAGAGAAAACCATGATAAGTGACAAATATGGATTTGTTAAAGACACATTTAGAAGATCAGAAGCATAGCTCTGCTGTGTGTGTAAGACTCCGTGTGTgactccgtgtgtgtgtgagtatgactccgtgtgtgtgtgtgtgtgtgactccgtgtgtgtgtgtgtgtgtgtatgactccgtgtgtgtgtgtatgactccgtgtgtgtgtgtatgactccgtgtgtgtgtgtgtatgactccgtgtgtgtgtgtatgactccgtgtgtgtgtgtgtgtgtatgactccgtgtgtgtgtgtgtgtatgactccgtgtgtgtgtgtgtgtatgactccgtgtgtgtgtgtgtgtatgactccgtgtgtgtgtgtgtgtgtgtatgactccgtgtgtgtgtgtaagactccgtgtgtgtgtgtaagactccgtgtgtgtgtgtaagactctgtgtgtgtgtgtaagactccgtgtgtgtgtgtggtactaaCCTGCATACAGCAGAGGGTTCATCTGTGAGGATCCGTGGCTCATGGGGCTGTAGATGGGCTGTCCTCCCATCCGGGGACCCATGGCCCTCTGGGCATCCTTCATCATCCTGTGCTGCATCACcgctggagagaaagagacagaggaagaggtgagagagcCGAAGGgtgtgagaaagagacagaggccCTTCCCTACCTTTCTCAGGACAGCAGGTCTGTGGGcagcagggacagacagagaggccctTCCCTACCTTTCTCAGGACAGCAGGTCTGTGGacatcagggacagacagagaggccctTCCCTACCTTTCTCAGGACAGCAGCACGTCTGTGGGcagcagggacagacagagaggccctTCCCTACCTTTCTCAGGACAGCAGGTCTGTGGacatcagggacagacagagaggctctTCCCTACCTTTCTCAGGACAGCAGGTCTGTGGAcagcagggacagacagagaggccctTCCCTACCTTTCTCAGGACAGCAGCAGGTCTGTGGGcagcagggacagacagagaggccctTCCCTACCTTTCCCAGGACAGCAGGAGCTCTATGGGcagcagggacagacagagaggccctTCCCTACCTTTCTCAGGACAGCAGCACGTCTGTGGGcagcagggacagacagagaggctctTCCCTACCTTTCTCAGGACAGCAGGTCTGTGGacatcagggacagacagagaggccctTCCCTACCTTTCTCAGGACAGCAGGTCTGTGGGcagcagggacagacagagtggCCCTTCCCTACCTTTCTCAGGACAGCAGCAGGTCTGTGGGcagcagggacagacagagaggccctTCCCTACCTTTCTCAGGACAGCAGGAGGTCTGTGGGcagcagggacagacagagacaccctTCCCTACCTTTCTCAGGACAGCAGCACGTCTGTGGGCAGCAGGGACAGCGGACGTAGCAGCAGCACCTCTGAGGACAACACTGGCAGCAGCAGATACAGAAGAGCAGGATGAGGAGCAGAGCTCCAATCACTATGAACAGCACCGTCAGCCAGTCTGGAGACAGCCACAACACAGGAAATCATTACATCAGATGATACTTACTAGGTTGGGAAACAGACATGCACTTATACCAATGTCACTTCATTTCGAGTCCCACCAGGGTCTGTATTTACAAAGTGCATCACAGTAGGACTAGTGCTGATATAAGCTATGGCTTCTCCTAATGAATAAGATGACATGAAAACATAAATCTAtgataatcgatcatttcaataagcatttttctacagcggGCCATGCTTTCCGCCTGGCTACCCCTAACCCAGCCAACAGCTCTGTACCCCCCGCATAAACTTTCCCAAGCCCccctccccacttctccttcacccaaatccagacagctaatgttctgaaagagctgcaaatcagcaggactagacaatctggaccctctctttctaaaattatctgccgctattgttgcaacccctactaccagcctgttcaacctcccttttgtatcgtctgagatctccaaagattggaaagctaccgcggtcatccccctcttcaaagggggagacactctagacccaaactgttatagacctagctCCATCCTGCCATGCCTTTCTCAAATCTTCAAAAGCcaaattaacaaacagatcaccgactaccttctccactatgccatctggtttccgagctggtcatgggtgcacctcagccacgctcgaggtcctaaacgatatcataatcgCCATTgacaaaagacagtactgtgcagccgtcttcatcgacctggccaaggctttcgactgtcaatcatcgcattcttatcggcagactcaatagccttggtttctcaaatgattgcctcgcctgattcaccaactactcagatagagttcagtgtgtcaaatcggagggcctgctgtccggacctctgggatgcctcagggttcaattctcgggcccaCTCTTTtcactgtatacatcaatgatgtcgctcttgctgctggtgattctctgatccacccctacgcagacgacaccattcggtATACATCTaccccttctttggacactgtgttaacaaacctccaaacgagcttcaatgccatacaacactccttccgtggcctccaactgcttctcaatgctagtaaaactaaatgcatgctcttcaactgattgctgcccgcaccctcccacatgtctagcatcactactctggacggttctgacttagaatatgtggacaactacaaatacctaggtgtctggttagactgtaaactctccttccagactcacattaagcatctccaatccaaaattacatctagaatcggtttcctatttcgcaaaacaaagcatccttcactcatgctgccaaacatactctcctaaaactgactatcctactgatccttgacttcggtgatgccatttacaaaatagcctccaactctactcagcaaactggatgcagtcgatcacagtgccatctgttttgtcaacaaagccccatacactacccaccactgcgacctgaatgccctcgttggctggccctcgctacatattcgttgcctaacccactggctccaggtcatctataagtctttgctaggtaaagccccgccttatctcagctcactggtcaccatagcaacacccacccgtagcacacgctccagcaggtacatttcactggtcatccccaaagccaacacctacttcggcctcctttccttccagttttctgctgccaatgactggaacgaattgcaaaaatcactgaagctggagactcatatttcCCTCTCAAACTTTAAGCataagctgtcagagcagcttacgatcgatcactgtacctgtacatagcccatcttcaaatagcacacccaactacctcatccccaagccttaggaagtgcaatcggaccaaatttACACTATCTTGGATTGGCATATACTTAaatctacaaacctcagatttcccacttcctggttggattttttctcaggtttttgcctgccatatgagttctgttatactcagacatcattcgaatagttttagaaacgtcagagtgttttatatacaaatatactaataatatgcatatattagcaactgggcctgagtagcaggcagtttactctgggcacctctgggcaccttattcatccaagctactcaatactgcccctgcagccataagaagataatacttgtatgtttgaggaattttaattaggagatttctgtttttgaatttgagcactttcactggctgtggTTTGACGGGATTTTAGCCGTAAGAAGTAAGATGACCTGGACAGGAAGGACTTAACGAATCAGAAGACATGGACAGGAAGGACCGTCTTAACGAATCAGATGACATCTCTTAACGAATCAGATGACATGGACAGGAAGGATTCAGATGACATAGCTTAACGAATCAGATGACATGGACAGGAAGGACCGCTTAACGAATCAGATGACATGGACAGGAAGGACCGCTTAACGAATCAGATGACATGGACAGGAAGGACCTCTTAACGAATCAGATGACATGGACAGGAAGGACCGCTTAACGAATCAGATGACATGGACAGGAAGGACCTCTTAACGAATCAGATGACATGGACAGgaaggacctgatcctagatcagcactctgacTCAGAGACGCTTCATGAACACGGCCCAGGTTGTGGTCATAGCTGTGGTTGTGGTCAACTTACTGTAGACCATGAGTTTGATCACGCCATCCAAACCGCCGCTGGTGTCTCCCGTGGCTTCCACAGAACAGTAGTAAACTCCGTTGTCCCACCACATGATCTCATTGATCACCAGGTCAGCCTCTGTGGGGGAAGACAGGCCAACAACGTCAAAACATGTCAGAGTAGCaacaaccacacattcacacGTTGTTTCTCAACCCATTCTTCTGGGAACCTCCAGTCATTTCACATTGTTGTTGTATTCCACCACTAGTTGGATTAGTTAACGCAGGTGTGACATTGTGACTGGATGAAAGTTACAAAATTCCAGTAACGTTCCTAAAaatcccaggttttccagaaatgcCCAGGTTGGATGATTTCCGGTATCAGGAGGGATTTAAGCAGGGAATTTGGAATTCTCCCACCAGGATTTCTATCAAACTGGGGGATTTAGGGGATgttactggaattttgcaacaCAAGGCTGTCTAGACTCACTGTTCTGGACGGAGATCTTGCGTTCCCGGTACTCTGTGCCCAGTATGGCCTCGTTGGAGCCTCTCTTCTGGACGATGATCCTCACCGTGCGCTGGCGGTCTGGGCAGTCATTGGCCGGGTCCTGACCCAGCTGCAGAGCATTCTGGTACGCTATAGAGGGAGATATGTTTCATACAGAGGTGAGTGGTACTGTACATCACCAGTAATTTAATTCATATTTCAGGTTCTAGAGTGAAACAGGAAGTTTGGGCCTCACTACAAATATACACCGTCAAAATGTAGCCCAACTAGTTAACATGGAGCCCAACTCCCAAACACAGCTCCAGGCCAGTTCCCTTCACTTCCCCCATAACTAACCcggggactagtacagggtccataactaacctggagactagtacagggtccataactaacctggagactagtacagggtccataactaacctggagactaatacagggtccataactaacctggagactagtacagggtccataactaacctggagactagtacagggtccataactaacctggggactagtacagggtccataactaacctggggactagtacatggtccataactaacctggggactaatacagggtccataactaacctggggactagtacagggtccataactaacctggggactagtacagggtccataactaacctggggactagtacagggtccataactaacctggagactagtacagggtcggagacatacagggtccataactaacctggagactaatacagggtccataactaacctggagactagtacagggtccataactaacctggagactagtacagggtccataactaacctggagactagtacagggtccataactaacctggggactagtacagggtccataactaacctggggactaatacagggtccataactaacctggggactagtacagggtccataactaacctggagactaatacagggtccataactaacctggagactagtacagggtccataactaacctggggactagtacagggtccataactaacctggagactaatacagggtccataactaacctagggactagtacagggtccataactaacctggagactagtacagggtccataactaacctggggactagtacagggtccataactaacctggggactagtacagggtccataactaacctggagactaatacagggtccataactaacctggagactaatacagggtccataactaacctggggactagtacagggtccataactaacctggggactagtacagggtccataactaacctggggactaatacagggtccataactaacctggagactaatacagggtccataactaaccttgGGAgtaatacagggtccataactaacctggggactaatacagggtccataactaacctggggactaatacagggtccataactaacctggagactaatacagggtccataactaacctggagactaatacagggtccataactaacctggggactaatacagggtccataactaaccttgGGAGTAATACTCCAGGATGGGGTCCTTGCAGAAGGACTTGTATCGCCAGGTGACCTGGACATCCTGCTGGTTAGCGGAGGTGGAGTAATCACACTTCAGGATGACGGAGGCAAACAGAGCTGTACTCCTCTCTGTCTGAGGAACATTCACCTGGACGCTCTGCACCTCTGATGGGATAGAAAACATCTTgtcagtgtgtatatatgtatatatatacagtgccttgcaaaagtattcgggccccttgaactttgcgaccttttgccacatttcaggcttcaaacataaagatataaaactgtattttttttgtgaagaatcaacaacaagtgggacaccatcatgaagtggaacaacatttattggatatttcaaacttttttaacaaatcaaaaactgaaaaattgggcgtgcaaaattattcagcccctttactttcagtgcagcaaactctctccagaagttcagtgaggatctctgaatgatccaatgttgacctaaatgactaatgatgataaatacaatccacctgtgtgtaatcaagtctccatataaatgcacctgcactgtgatagtctcagaggtccattaaaagcacagagagcatcatgaagaacaaggaacacaccaggcaggtccgagatactgttgtgaagaagtttaaagccggatttggatacaaaaagatttcccaagctttaaacatcccaaggagcactgtgcaagcgataatattgaaatggaaggagtatcagaccactgcaatctaccaagacctggccgtccctctaaactttcagctcatacaaggagaagacttggctgcatctctgatcagaggtccatgatcactctggatgaactgcagagatctacagctgaggtgggagactctgtccataggacaacaatcagtcgtatattgcacaaatctggcctttatggaagagtggcaagaagaaagccatttcttaaagatatccataaaatgtgttgtttaaagtttgccacaagccacctgggagacacaccaaacatgtggaagaaggtgctctggtcagatgaaaccaaaattgaactttttggcaacaatgcaaaacgttatgtttggcgtaaaagcaacacagctcatcaccctgaacaccatacccactgtcaaacatggtggtggcagcatcatggtttgggcctgcttttcttcagcagggacagggaagatggttaaaattgatgggaagatggatggagccaaatacaggaccattctggaagaaaacctgacagagtctgcaaaagacctgagactgggacggagatttgtcttccaacaagacaatgatccaaaacataaagcaaaatctacaatggaatggttcaaaaataaacatatccaggtgttagaatggccaagtcaaagtccagacctgaatccaatcgagaatctgtggaaagaacagaaaactgctgttcacaaatgctctccatccaacctcactgagcttgagctgttttgcaaggaggaatgggaaaaaatgtcagtctctcgatgtgcaaaactgatagagacataccccaagcgacttacagctgtaatcgcagcaaaaggtggcgctacagagtattaacttaagggggctgaataattttgcacgcccaatttttcagtttttgatttgttaaaaaagtttgaaatatccaataaatgtcattccacttcatgattgtgtcccacttgttgttgattcttcacaaaaagatacagttttatctttatgtttgaagcctgaaatgtggcaaaaggtcgcaaagttcaagggggccaaatactttcgcaaggcactatatatatatatatatatatatatatatgagtgtgtgtgtgtatatatatatgtgtgtgtgaaaggGGGAATGTACACTGTTTTTGAAAGAAACTcattttggtccattaaaataacatcaaattaaatcagtgtagacattgttgatgttgtaaatgactggaaactgcagatttttcatggaatatctacagttgaagtttacatacacttaggttggagtcattaaaacttgtttttcaaccactccacaaatttcttgttcacaaactatagttttggcaagtcggtcaggacatctactttgtgcattacacaagtcatttttccaacaattgtttacagacagattattacagtgaattataagtgaatgtgggtctgaagtttacatacaccgagttgactgtgcatttaaacagcttccagaaaatgtcacggctttagaagcttcttgctaattgacataatttgagtcaattggaggtgtacctgtggatgtatttcaaggcctaacttcaaactcagtgcctctatgcttgacatcatgggggaaaaaaatcagccaagacctcataaaagatgtagacctccacaagtctggttcatccttgggagcaatttacaaacaatagtttgcaagtgtaaacaccatgggaccacgcagccgtcataccggtcaggaaggagacgcgttctgtctcctatagattaatgtactttggtgcaaaaaggcaatgctaccaaatactaattgagtgtatgtaaacttctgacccactgggaatgtgatgaaagaaataaaagctgaaataaatcattctctctactattattctgacatttcacattcttaaaataaagtggtgatcctaactgacctaaaacagggaatttttactaggattaaatgtaaggaatggtgaaaaactgagtttaaatgtatttggctagggtgtatgttaacttccgacttcaactgtacatagacatacagaggcccattatcaacaaccatccctcctgtgttccaacagcacgttgtgttagctaatccaagtttatcattttaaaaggctaattgatcattagaaaacccttttgccattaatgttagcacagctggaaacGTATGatgaaagaagcaataaaactggccttctttagactagttgagtatctggagcatcagcattcgtgggttcgattacaggctcaaaatgtccagaaaccaAGTACTTTCTTCTAAAActcttcagtctattcttgttcggtgaaatgaaagctattccatgcaagaaattgccaagcaactgaagatctcgtacaacgctgtgtactactcccttcacagaacagcgcaaactggccctaaccagaatagaaagaggagtgggaggcccactttgcctagaatgccagcatcccggagtcgcctctttcaacgttgagactggtgttttgtggacAGAGGAGACATCCCGGGtgtttcactgttgacgttgagactggtgttttttactttttaatgaagctgccttgtgaggcgtctgtttctacaactagacactaatgtacttgttcttTTGCTCAGTTGTGCGTTAACCCTATTAGTCCCGAGGCCACAGCAAAAATCAGCTTCTCATTGATCTGACTTTCATTGATCTGCACATCCAGCCCTTCTATTTATTCTCAAAATGAAGTGTTTTAACATTGtattttcaggacaaccagggctacaaGTAGAACACAAAACTATTTGACATAAACAGTTGTATTCATGAGTTTTATTGACAAATGCCAATACAAAACATAAGGTCCACCAAAGCAAAAACAAGTACAAAAATGGTTTGCTCACTGggaaatgaatatccaactagtcagtgacaactgtgtggagtttgtgacagcaactatgtgagcttattacaatattatagacactatgtcctgggatttcctatgatctacgtagaagaaccccttacagtattagagacactatgtcctgggatttcctatgatctacgtagaagaaccccttacagtattatagacactatgtcctgggatttcctatgat is a window encoding:
- the LOC135535220 gene encoding immunoglobulin-like domain-containing receptor 1; the protein is MDQSTMRRLILAAFVLSSLPTEVQSVQVNVPQTERSTALFASVILKCDYSTSANQQDVQVTWRYKSFCKDPILEYYSQAYQNALQLGQDPANDCPDRQRTVRIIVQKRGSNEAILGTEYRERKISVQNKADLVINEIMWWDNGVYYCSVEATGDTSGGLDGVIKLMVYNWLTVLFIVIGALLLILLFCICCCQCCPQRCCCYVRCPCCPQTCCCPEKAVMQHRMMKDAQRAMGPRMGGQPIYSPMSHGSSQMNPLLYAGSQSGKSIAMAPMPLPPPPSGYNMPPSVHAASIYGNQHPGNKQMLDYLESQVRGMDGTSPMMQPQPHHQHLQMIPPPPQHMMPQHVPFSAGPPSMLSGLGDGAVDYRGVIQMPPIVEQPGRGDRRGSQPPLAPKTRPPSSRGSSRSESRVTNHRDDRSEASVRRYPSPSRSRGMPRSYSEDFLDGESRGARGRMGSRDDLSDRVPRSRSRDDLFEEQRRAPPPSNYSRSRRGSFSSDEDENSRRGEGRGHRRGGGGEMYSDIPPSYSEYEPGQKPPRRNERYSVKTLL